The sequence TGCAATGCCTGGCTTGATTGCAGCATGCCAGCCGGACTTTGTCAGCCCTCCGGTGACCAAGGTGACCTGGTCCGCCCAGGAGGCGAAGAAGCTTGCGGCCGACCGCATGAAGAGTGAAACGGATGACGAGGTGCAGGAGAAATGACCGTCATCTCCATCCGCTTTACCGCCGGCGGGTATCACGCAACCCCATGGGGGCATCACGTGAACGAAGGTGCCGCTGAATGGCCGCCTTCACCGTGGCGCCTGATGAGGGCACTCATCGCGTCGTGGAAGATGACTATGCCCGAGATCAGCGAAGACCGGATGCAGCGGCTGATATCGGCCCTGTCTTCCCCGCCGGACTTCAGACTGCCTCCCGCCACGCTGGCCCATACAAGGCACTACATGCCTTTGTACGGGGCGACCCGCAGTAGCAAGACCATGGTGCTCGACGCTTACGTGGCGCTGTCGCGGCAAGAGCCTGTCCTGGTCATATGGAAAGGAGACCTTCCGGTGGAAGACCGGGACCTTCTCGGGAGACTCCTCGCGAACTTGCCATACTTCGGCCGAAGAGAGTCGTGGTGCCAGGCCGGGCTGGTTGATGAGGGAGAACCGGACTGCTTGTGGATGAGCCATGGCAGAACGAACCCTGAGCAGTGCGAACCGGTAAGGGTGCTGGTGCCTGCTCCCGGGGTTACCCTGGCGGAATTGATGGTGGACACCGGCGACCTGCGTGGAGAGCGGCTTAAGATCGACCCACCTGGAAGCGAGTGGGCACTGTACGCTGTAAGGCGCGGCGCATTGTCGCTGGCCCCAACACCAGTCAGGAGGCCGGAAGTGCGAGGGAGTCCGCTGTTGGCGAGGTACGCGCTCGATTCGGTCCCTCTTCCGCCCGTGACAGCGACTGTGAGAATCGCTGAACTGGCCCGCAAGGCTGCCATGGCCCAGTATGGCCGCATCAATGAGGGCCAGGTCTCCCCGGTGCTCACCGGTAGAGATGAGGAGAAGGCTCCTCTCAAGGGTAACAAGCATGCGTATTACCTTCCTACTGACGACGACTCGGACGGGCGCTTGGACCACCTTACGGTGTATGCTCCCGGAGGGTTGGGGGAAAGAGAGTGTGAGGCGCTGGCCAGGATCAACGCCCTCGTCGCCAGGGAGTCTGGCACAGAAATACGGGTACTCCTGCTCGGATTCAGCCGCAGCGTCGAGGATTCGTCACTGGGTGACTTCTTCCGCCCGTCAGAGACTTGGCGGTCCGCCACGCCTTTTGTCTTGTCCAGACATCCGAAGCGATACAGGTCCGGCGCAGTGAAGCGGGATCAAGCCGGTTACCAGGCCGACGGTCCAGAAGCCCAGATCCTGAGAGAGTGGGGGATCAGGCGTGGCACGGAACCCGGCCTGCCGGAGATCACCGGCATAGAGCGAGTCCCAGATCTAAGAGTGAGAGGACGCCGCCTGTCATGGCTGGATTTTCGGTGCGCCCGGTCGAGCTCAAGCGCGCCGCCCCCGGTCGCCACCGCAGGCGGGTTTCGCATTCGGTTCGCTCGTCCCACGCGTGGACCAATCGCTCTTGGTTACGCGGCACACTATGGGCTGGGCCTTTTCAGGCCAGAAGCGGGGAGGGAGACGGAGCCGCACGATGGGACACGACTTGTTGCGGGAGACCTCGATTGAGGATGCCCCACTGGTTCCGGCCCGCATCCTGAATGAATATACATATTGTCCAAGGCTGGCATACATCGAGTGGGTTCAGGGAGAGTTCGAGGAGAGTGCCGACACTCTTTCTGGTAGCCTTCGCCACAGGAGAGTGGACCAGGAGGTTGGCGGCTTTCCAGGCGAGGGAGATGCGGTGTCGAGCGAGGACGGCAGCTCGATTCATGCCCGGTCAGTCATGCTTTCCTCAGCACGACTGGGGCTCATTGCTCGCATGGACCTGGTGGAGTCGTCTGGTAGTGAGGTCATTCCGGTAGACTATAAGCGGGGGCGTGTACCGGATGTCCCCGGCAACGCGTGGGAACCCGATCGGGTCCAGTTGTGCGCCCAGGCCTTGATACTCCGTGACAATGGCTACCAGTGCACCCAAGGAATTGTGTACTACAGCAGTAGCAAGACACGTGTGACGGTTAATTTCGATGAGTCACTTGTTAACACGACGCTGAATCTTCTGGATGGCCTGAAGGCCACGGCGTCTAGTGGGAAGATTCCTCCACCTCTCAATCATAGCTCGAAGTGTGAAAGGTGTTCTCTGGCCGGGATCTGCCTTCCTGATGAGATCAATCTGATGATAGCGGCGAACGAAGGCCGCAGTATCCCCCAGGAACCCCGCCGGCTCGTGCCTGCCCTCAAGGACTCCCAGCCCGTCTACGTTCAGGAGCAAGGAGCAATGGTCTCCAAGAACGGCGACGTTTTACAGGTCAAGAAAGACGGTTCAGTGGTTCAAGAGGCACGGCTTCTCAGCCTGTCCCATGTGAGCGTTTTTGGGAATGTACAGATATCGACCCAGCTCTTGAGGGAGCTTGGAGATCGCGGCATTCCTGTCTGCTACTTCACCTATGGCGGCTGGTTTGCGGGGCTCTTCTCGGGAATGAGCCATAAGAACGTGGAGTTGCGCAGAGAGCAGTTCGGGCTTGCCGCAGATGAGGCCCGAAGCCTGCGGCAATCCGCGGAGTTCGTGTATGGGAAGATCAAGAATGCACGGACTATGCTGCGCCGGAACTCACCTGACACGGGCAAAGGAGCGCTGGCCGAGCTGAGCCGGCTGGCGTTACAGACGCGCAGGGCAGGCAATCTCGAGTCGCTGCTTGGCATCGAAGGAGCAGCGGCCAGGACCTACTTCTCGCGGTTTGGCACAATGCTCAAGCCCAAGTTCCAGCCAGGTTTCGACTTCAAGAACCGCAACAGGAGGCCTTCGACAGACCCGGTAAACGCCCTGCTATCTTTCACGTATGGGCTCCTCGTCAAAGACCTATACCTGACACTGCTATCTGTCGGATTTGATCCGATGATGGGTTTTCTGCATCGACCCAGATACGGCAAGCCTGCCTTGGCCCTAGACCTGGCCGAGGAGTTTCGGCCACTGGTGGGTGACTCCGTGGTGCTGACGATGGTTAACGGAGGCGAGGTGGGGCCGCACGATTTTGTCCAGCGGGGAGGCGCGTCCGCTCTCACGGCAATAGGGAGAAGAAAAGTCATATCAGCCTACGAGAGACGGCTCAATACCGAAGTCAGGCATCCCGTGTTTGGCTATTCCGTAAGCTATCGGAGAGTAATGGAAGTTCAGGCCAGATTGCTGAGCCGGCGTGTAGTCGGTGAGATTCAAGACTACGTGCCATTCGTCACGAGGTAAGACATGCGCCACTCGTACATCGTTAGCTACGACATATGCGACCCCAAGAGGCTGCGCAGGATGCACAAGAAAATGCTCGGGTTTGGCGACAGACTCCAGCTGTCAGTGTTCAAGTGCGACCTTAACGATCGGGAAAGGGTCCTTCTCGAGGGAGCTGTGCTTGAGATAATGAACCAGAAGGAGGATCTCTTGATGATTGTGGATCTTGGGCCATCAGACTCCAACACACGCCTTAACTTCTTCGGGAAGCGGCTTCCCAGTTCGGACAGGTCAGCCGTCATTGTCTAGTGCTGGTGGAGTACAGTGGGTGCGGAGCATGTTCGAACGGCTACATGGTGAGACAATCTCAGGACCCGCTCGCACCAAGAACCGGCTGGTAGCACGGCCTGATGCATCGTTCGCTCTGGCAGGGCCTTGGCGATTCATTCGAGTAACACCGACCGCTCGCACCCGTCTTACAAAGGTGCAGGCTGCGCTAGTTTCTGAGGCGAGCGGTATCCACGGCTGAAACGCCGTGGCTCAGTTGCAGGGCACGGCGAATCTTATTCTGCATCAGTTGGGAATAACGTATCCACGGCTGAAACGCCGTGGCTCAGTTGCAGGAGCGCCATCAAACACGCAATACGAGTGTTCTCCTCCGTATCCACGGCTGAAACGCCGTGGCTCAGTTGCAGGTCATAGTCGGCTCGCCGGGCTCCCGAGGCTCGGGAACGGTATCCACGGCTGAAACGCCGTGGCTCAGTTGCAGGTGAGATAGGCTTCCAGGGCCTCGACAACGGCCTGGATCGTATCCACGGCTGAAACGCCGTGGCTCAGTTGCAGGTGAGACGGCGGGCAGCGATGAGCAGCGCGCCGCCGAGTATCCACGGCTGAAACGCCGTGGCTCAGTTGCAGGGCGCAGCCCCAAATGAAGAAGGCGCTTTGTCAGCGCCCGTATCCACGGCTGAAACGCCGTGGCTCAGTTGCAGGTTACTCGCCGTCGCCACCCAAAAATGACCCCTCCCAAGTATCCACGGCTGAAACGCCGTGGCTCAGTTGCAGGGGTGTTGCCGCAGAAACCAACTTATCCCTGCGTGGCGTATCCACGGCTGAAACGCCGTGGCTCAGTTGCAGGTTCACCACGCAATTCCCTTACAACCGTAAGCAAGTTGTATCCACGGCTGAAACGCCGTGGCTCAGTTGCAGGGTACGTCGGTATCGCAAGCGTGGAAAAGAGTATCAGTGTATCCACGGCTGAAACGCCGTGGCTCAGTTGCAGGGGGAGTCAGCGTGTCGTCGAAGTTTGCAAGGAAGATGGGTATCCACGGCTGAAACGCCGTGGCTCAGTTGCAGGGCCTATCGTCAGGTCCGGGTAGGCATCTGTCGCGGCCGTATCCACGGCTGAAACGCCGTGGCTCAGTTGCAGGTTTCTATGACGCGCTTGCACTTCGCCCAGGAGTCCGTATCCACGGCTGAAACGCCGTGGCTCAGTTGCAGGTGCTCCCGCTGCACCTTCCGCTATTTCAGCGTTCAACGGTATCCACGGCTGAAACGCCGTGGCTCAGTTGCAGGGGAGCAGCAGCGACCTTGCTCTGTGTCCTAACCATACGTATCCACGGCTGAAACGCCGTGGCTCAGTTGCAGGTGTGCGAGACGCCGGTTCTAAGGGTTTTGGGCGGCATGGTATCCACGGCTGAAACGCCGTGGCTCAGTTGCAGGAGCGTACTGGTGAGCTGCTTTTCGCGTTCGCCGCTCGGTATCCACGGCTGAAACGCCGTGGCTCAGTTGCAGGTTGCCGATGCTGACTCTGACCGCCCGATATCCATCGGGTATCCACGGCTGAAACGCCGTGGCTCAGTTGCAGGGGTCCCTCCTTCGCTCCCGCTGGCGATGGCCCGCCGGTATCCACGGCTGAAACGCCGTGGCTCAGTTGCAGGGTGATACCCTGCTGCTCCCTGCCCCATGCGGTCTCCAGTATCCACGGCTGAAACGCCGTGGCTCAGTTGCAGGGACCGAGACCCCGAGCATGACGTTGGGGAGGGGCCACGTATCCACGGCTGAAACGCCGTGGCTCAGTTGCAGGTCCGAAGCCTCGACGGTCGCGTTCCCCCAAGCCGCGGTATCCACGGCTGAAACGCCGTGGCTCAGTTGCAGGTCCGAAGCCTCGACGGTCGCGTTCCCCCAAGCCGCGGTATCCACGGCTGAAACGCCGTGGCTCAGTTGCAGGGCAAACAGGAGCGACGCTCCGCCGCCGAAGACCTCGGTATCCACGGCTGAAACGCC is a genomic window of Bacillota bacterium containing:
- the cas5u6u gene encoding type I-U CRISPR-associated protein Cas5/Cas6: MTVISIRFTAGGYHATPWGHHVNEGAAEWPPSPWRLMRALIASWKMTMPEISEDRMQRLISALSSPPDFRLPPATLAHTRHYMPLYGATRSSKTMVLDAYVALSRQEPVLVIWKGDLPVEDRDLLGRLLANLPYFGRRESWCQAGLVDEGEPDCLWMSHGRTNPEQCEPVRVLVPAPGVTLAELMVDTGDLRGERLKIDPPGSEWALYAVRRGALSLAPTPVRRPEVRGSPLLARYALDSVPLPPVTATVRIAELARKAAMAQYGRINEGQVSPVLTGRDEEKAPLKGNKHAYYLPTDDDSDGRLDHLTVYAPGGLGERECEALARINALVARESGTEIRVLLLGFSRSVEDSSLGDFFRPSETWRSATPFVLSRHPKRYRSGAVKRDQAGYQADGPEAQILREWGIRRGTEPGLPEITGIERVPDLRVRGRRLSWLDFRCARSSSSAPPPVATAGGFRIRFARPTRGPIALGYAAHYGLGLFRPEAGRETEPHDGTRLVAGDLD
- the cas1 gene encoding CRISPR-associated endonuclease Cas1 — encoded protein: MGHDLLRETSIEDAPLVPARILNEYTYCPRLAYIEWVQGEFEESADTLSGSLRHRRVDQEVGGFPGEGDAVSSEDGSSIHARSVMLSSARLGLIARMDLVESSGSEVIPVDYKRGRVPDVPGNAWEPDRVQLCAQALILRDNGYQCTQGIVYYSSSKTRVTVNFDESLVNTTLNLLDGLKATASSGKIPPPLNHSSKCERCSLAGICLPDEINLMIAANEGRSIPQEPRRLVPALKDSQPVYVQEQGAMVSKNGDVLQVKKDGSVVQEARLLSLSHVSVFGNVQISTQLLRELGDRGIPVCYFTYGGWFAGLFSGMSHKNVELRREQFGLAADEARSLRQSAEFVYGKIKNARTMLRRNSPDTGKGALAELSRLALQTRRAGNLESLLGIEGAAARTYFSRFGTMLKPKFQPGFDFKNRNRRPSTDPVNALLSFTYGLLVKDLYLTLLSVGFDPMMGFLHRPRYGKPALALDLAEEFRPLVGDSVVLTMVNGGEVGPHDFVQRGGASALTAIGRRKVISAYERRLNTEVRHPVFGYSVSYRRVMEVQARLLSRRVVGEIQDYVPFVTR
- the cas2 gene encoding CRISPR-associated endonuclease Cas2, producing MRHSYIVSYDICDPKRLRRMHKKMLGFGDRLQLSVFKCDLNDRERVLLEGAVLEIMNQKEDLLMIVDLGPSDSNTRLNFFGKRLPSSDRSAVIV